A window from Sphingobacterium hotanense encodes these proteins:
- the folP gene encoding dihydropteroate synthase, whose product MGILNLTPDSFYDGGKYIQVEAALIRAQQILEEGADIIDIGAYSTRPGAKTIDAAEEIDRAVPIIEAIAVKYPEAILSIDTFRADVADACIQAGAHIINDVSGGTLDEQMFETVARLQVPYILMHMRGTPQTMQSLTEYEDVVNEVAYFLGERVATLRALGLKDIILDPGYGFAKTIPQNYELLLRVDELHYFGLPILGGVSRKSMIYKKLDTTADQVLTGTTALNTLLLERGVQLLRVHDVKEAKQLVDLFFT is encoded by the coding sequence ATGGGAATATTGAATCTTACTCCCGATAGTTTTTACGATGGTGGAAAATACATTCAAGTCGAGGCTGCATTGATTCGGGCACAACAGATATTGGAGGAAGGTGCTGATATTATCGATATTGGAGCCTATTCTACCCGCCCTGGTGCAAAAACCATTGACGCAGCAGAAGAAATAGATCGTGCGGTGCCTATCATCGAGGCCATTGCTGTAAAGTATCCTGAAGCCATACTTTCCATTGATACTTTTCGTGCTGATGTAGCCGACGCCTGTATTCAGGCTGGTGCACACATCATCAATGATGTGTCGGGAGGCACATTAGATGAGCAAATGTTTGAAACCGTAGCGAGGTTACAGGTGCCCTACATCCTGATGCATATGCGCGGGACACCACAGACAATGCAGAGCCTAACAGAATATGAAGACGTTGTGAATGAGGTAGCCTATTTCCTTGGCGAGCGAGTTGCGACACTCCGTGCTTTAGGCCTTAAAGACATTATTCTAGATCCCGGATATGGATTTGCGAAGACTATCCCTCAGAATTATGAACTATTATTACGTGTTGATGAGCTTCATTACTTTGGATTGCCTATCTTAGGCGGAGTTTCGCGAAAGTCTATGATCTACAAAAAACTAGATACGACAGCAGACCAAGTATTAACGGGTACAACCGCCCTGAACACCTTATTGCTCGAACGTGGCGTCCAGCTACTTCGAGTGCATGACGTGAAGGAAGCAAAACAATTAGTTGATTTATTTTTTACTTAA
- the brnQ gene encoding branched-chain amino acid transport system II carrier protein, with protein MKKTGDIITIGFALFAMFFGAGNLLLPPFIGLQVGNHVWITILAFGLTGILLPFFGILSIVNSGDTFNDLGNRINNGIAPILGSVIMLCIGPMIAIPRTAATTYEVGVLPSFPNSSPIWTSIIFFAVTWVLTIKPSKVVDIIGNILTPVLLVLLLGLISIGVFSPIADYNAQSLNTGESFTLGFTEGYQTLDVLASVIFAGIIIAAARTKGYNSVKSKNQVVIAAGLLAAICLFLIYGGLIQLGATSGITDLNMKRSELLIHISKSVLGHYGMIAIALSIALACLTTAIALTSAVGTFFSQLTKNKLSYKLLVTVCCILSCLLSITGVDNIISLAYPILIFVYPIVITLVLYTVVFGPFITHKLPFVGALLASTIIAAFNLLKYLGMLNDSTLAILDKIPFFAYELGWVVPSAIFFLIFLVIDKSLSKEG; from the coding sequence TTGAAAAAGACCGGAGATATCATTACCATCGGATTTGCTCTATTTGCCATGTTTTTTGGAGCTGGCAATCTTTTATTACCACCATTTATCGGCTTACAAGTTGGAAACCACGTTTGGATAACCATACTCGCCTTCGGATTAACCGGCATTTTACTACCCTTCTTTGGAATTTTATCTATCGTCAATTCGGGCGATACGTTCAATGATTTAGGAAATAGAATCAATAATGGCATAGCACCAATCTTAGGAAGTGTGATTATGCTTTGTATTGGTCCAATGATCGCCATTCCACGAACGGCCGCGACGACCTATGAAGTCGGCGTCCTGCCATCGTTTCCCAATAGTAGCCCTATATGGACATCTATCATCTTTTTTGCAGTGACTTGGGTATTAACGATCAAACCGTCAAAGGTGGTTGATATTATCGGTAATATTCTTACACCCGTATTGCTCGTGCTCTTGCTCGGCCTTATCTCTATTGGTGTATTTTCGCCGATAGCAGATTATAATGCTCAATCTTTAAATACAGGCGAATCATTTACTTTGGGATTCACCGAGGGCTATCAAACATTAGACGTATTGGCTTCTGTTATTTTCGCAGGCATTATCATTGCGGCGGCTAGAACGAAGGGCTACAACAGTGTAAAATCTAAAAATCAAGTGGTAATTGCTGCCGGCTTATTGGCGGCGATTTGTCTTTTCCTGATTTATGGTGGACTGATACAGTTGGGCGCGACCTCCGGAATTACAGATCTAAACATGAAGCGTTCGGAGCTATTGATTCATATATCGAAGTCCGTTCTAGGCCATTATGGCATGATCGCGATCGCATTGAGCATCGCATTAGCTTGTCTAACGACAGCCATTGCTCTCACCTCTGCTGTCGGAACCTTCTTTTCCCAATTGACAAAAAACAAGCTTTCCTATAAACTGCTCGTGACGGTGTGTTGTATTTTATCATGCTTGTTGTCCATTACTGGGGTGGATAATATCATCTCTCTCGCGTATCCGATTTTGATTTTTGTTTATCCTATCGTCATTACCTTAGTTCTTTACACCGTAGTTTTTGGACCCTTCATTACGCATAAACTGCCTTTTGTAGGCGCTTTGCTAGCTTCGACAATTATCGCAGCATTCAATCTTTTGAAATACTTAGGCATGCTGAATGACTCAACATTAGCTATTTTGGATAAGATTCCGTTTTTTGCCTACGAATTGGGTTGGGTAGTGCCTTCGGCGATCTTCTTCCTGATATTCCTAGTGATCGATAAAAGCCTATCGAAAGAAGGTTAA
- a CDS encoding DUF4920 domain-containing protein, which produces MKKLITLLVCVFAFIGMSHAQSKIQPAKVGVNYGKKIDKNGAVSVKKLESNLAKSKTFDGKIEGQVVQVCKKKGCFLTLKREGDQEPIMVRFTDYAYFVPEDLIGKTVVVAGKAKVKETTVEWQKHYAEDMGKSKEEIAKINKPKQDISVVADGVLVVK; this is translated from the coding sequence ATGAAAAAGTTAATTACATTGCTAGTTTGTGTATTTGCGTTTATCGGCATGAGCCATGCGCAAAGCAAAATCCAACCGGCTAAAGTTGGAGTAAACTATGGTAAGAAAATCGACAAAAACGGCGCAGTTTCTGTTAAGAAGCTAGAGTCAAACTTAGCGAAAAGCAAGACATTCGACGGTAAAATCGAGGGTCAGGTTGTTCAGGTATGTAAGAAAAAAGGATGTTTCCTAACGCTGAAAAGAGAAGGGGACCAAGAGCCTATCATGGTACGTTTTACTGATTATGCATACTTTGTTCCTGAAGATTTAATCGGAAAAACTGTCGTTGTTGCTGGTAAGGCGAAAGTTAAAGAAACAACTGTTGAATGGCAAAAACACTATGCTGAAGACATGGGAAAAAGCAAAGAAGAGATTGCCAAGATCAATAAACCAAAACAAGATATCTCTGTGGTAGCAGACGGTGTACTTGTCGTAAAATAA
- a CDS encoding 2,3,4,5-tetrahydropyridine-2,6-dicarboxylate N-succinyltransferase, which translates to MIDCTILKKLVEEAWENRQLLEYKEYYEAVEFVIQHLDKGELRVAEPMGETWFVNDWIKKAVILYFPIRNMEVIKNEPFVYHDKMKLKTNYKELGVRVVPGASARYGAYLSKGVIMMPSYVNIGAYVGEGTMVDTWATVGSCAQIGKNVHLSGGVGIGGVLEPVQAAPVIIEDNVFVGSRAIVVEGVRVEEEAVLGANVVLTASTKIIDVSGPEPKEYKGYVPARSVVIPGSYTKKFPAGEYQVPCALIIGQRKESTDKKTSLNDALRDHNVAV; encoded by the coding sequence ATGATCGACTGCACAATCCTTAAGAAACTAGTTGAAGAAGCTTGGGAAAATAGACAATTATTAGAATATAAAGAATATTATGAAGCTGTTGAATTTGTGATTCAACACTTAGATAAAGGTGAACTTCGCGTTGCTGAGCCCATGGGCGAAACATGGTTCGTTAATGATTGGATCAAGAAAGCTGTGATTTTATACTTCCCTATCCGCAATATGGAAGTAATCAAGAATGAGCCTTTTGTTTACCACGATAAAATGAAGTTGAAGACTAATTACAAGGAACTAGGTGTTCGTGTAGTTCCTGGTGCTTCTGCTCGTTATGGTGCTTACCTGTCTAAAGGCGTGATTATGATGCCTTCCTATGTTAACATCGGTGCCTATGTAGGCGAAGGAACTATGGTTGATACGTGGGCTACGGTTGGTTCTTGTGCGCAGATCGGTAAAAATGTACACCTAAGTGGTGGTGTTGGTATTGGTGGAGTTTTAGAACCTGTACAGGCGGCACCAGTTATTATTGAAGACAACGTATTTGTAGGTTCGAGAGCAATCGTTGTAGAAGGCGTTCGTGTAGAGGAAGAAGCCGTATTAGGCGCAAACGTAGTTTTGACCGCTTCAACAAAAATTATCGATGTTTCTGGACCGGAGCCTAAGGAGTACAAAGGTTATGTTCCTGCGCGCTCGGTTGTAATTCCAGGTTCTTATACGAAGAAATTCCCTGCAGGTGAATACCAAGTTCCTTGTGCATTAATTATCGGACAGCGTAAAGAATCAACAGATAAGAAAACATCATTGAACGACGCTCTACGTGATCATAACGTAGCGGTTTAA
- a CDS encoding RNA-binding S4 domain-containing protein, with amino-acid sequence MAEAEKLRIDKYLWAIRIFKTRSLATEACKAGRVKLNGQNVKPSYVVKVGETYQIQKGIERKVILVTGLLERRVDAKTAVQFYEDHTPIEETYAFKSTFHAPVLKRDRGTGRPTKKDRREIDDLKSDWWDNENED; translated from the coding sequence ATGGCAGAAGCAGAAAAATTAAGGATCGATAAGTATTTGTGGGCGATTCGTATTTTTAAGACACGTAGTTTAGCTACTGAGGCTTGCAAAGCTGGTCGTGTGAAATTGAATGGACAAAATGTGAAGCCTTCTTATGTGGTTAAAGTCGGCGAGACCTACCAAATACAGAAGGGGATTGAGCGCAAGGTCATCTTAGTGACAGGCTTGTTGGAACGTCGTGTAGACGCAAAGACTGCTGTGCAATTCTACGAAGACCATACACCGATAGAAGAAACCTATGCATTCAAATCAACTTTCCATGCCCCAGTATTGAAGCGTGATCGAGGAACAGGAAGGCCAACGAAGAAAGATCGTCGTGAAATCGATGATCTGAAGAGCGATTGGTGGGATAATGAAAATGAGGATTAA
- a CDS encoding L-threonylcarbamoyladenylate synthase — MRIPYDKDDMKQALDTLKAGGIILYPTDTIWGIGCDATNPEAVEKIFALKGRDKGKSMIVLLGNDYQLEGYVQEVPEVAYQLIEVADKPLTIIYNKAKNLAPNVVAEDGSIGIRVVQHPFCEELIQRFRKPIVSTSANISGDATAQNFAEIADEIKEGVDYVVQYGQTDMSKHQASTIMKIDASGKFEFIRK; from the coding sequence ATGAGAATTCCGTACGACAAAGATGATATGAAGCAAGCCTTGGACACCTTGAAGGCTGGTGGAATCATCTTATATCCGACTGATACGATCTGGGGTATAGGTTGCGATGCGACGAATCCAGAAGCCGTCGAGAAGATCTTTGCATTGAAAGGTCGCGATAAGGGGAAGAGCATGATTGTTCTTTTAGGGAATGATTATCAGCTCGAGGGCTATGTACAGGAGGTACCCGAAGTCGCTTATCAATTGATTGAAGTTGCGGACAAACCATTGACCATTATTTATAACAAGGCGAAGAACTTAGCGCCAAATGTTGTTGCTGAAGATGGTAGTATTGGAATTCGCGTGGTTCAACATCCATTTTGCGAGGAGTTGATTCAACGTTTCAGAAAGCCAATAGTTTCTACCTCAGCCAATATCTCGGGCGATGCAACCGCGCAGAACTTTGCGGAGATCGCTGATGAGATCAAAGAAGGCGTGGATTACGTTGTGCAATATGGTCAAACGGATATGAGCAAACATCAGGCTTCTACAATTATGAAGATCGATGCGAGCGGCAAGTTTGAATTTATTCGAAAATAG